The following coding sequences lie in one Niabella agricola genomic window:
- a CDS encoding DUF4783 domain-containing protein, with protein MKHFLRLSLIAFAASLLVTGLHAQSVDGVINSLKTGNAAQLVGNVGESMQLTIADKSSTYNKSQAEQALKDFFGKASVKGFELKHKGSSPTGNYAIGTLQTAGGNYRVNIFMRKEKGGEVIKELRFQLIE; from the coding sequence ATGAAACATTTTTTACGATTGTCCTTAATTGCTTTTGCAGCCAGCTTATTGGTCACCGGTCTGCACGCGCAGAGCGTGGATGGTGTCATTAACAGTCTTAAAACCGGCAATGCCGCCCAATTGGTGGGTAATGTAGGAGAAAGCATGCAGCTGACGATCGCTGATAAAAGCAGCACCTACAATAAGTCGCAGGCGGAACAGGCATTGAAAGATTTTTTTGGGAAAGCATCCGTGAAAGGGTTCGAGTTGAAACACAAAGGAAGTTCTCCCACCGGTAATTATGCGATCGGAACCCTGCAAACCGCCGGGGGCAACTACCGGGTCAATATCTTTATGCGCAAGGAGAAGGGTGGTGAAGTGATCAAAGAACTGCGCTTTCAGCTGATTGAATAA
- the nadC gene encoding carboxylating nicotinate-nucleotide diphosphorylase — protein sequence MDAFQEKLEHLIREALLEDIGSGDHSTLCCIDPAAKGRAVLKVKQEGVLAGVQVAAMILKFKEPDSQIQFFMHDGASMKPGDIAFEVTALEHTILQCERLLLNCMQRMSGIATLTKKYTDKLQGYRTRLLDTRKTTPNFRLLEKEAVRMGGGVNHRFGLYDMIMLKDNHIDYAGGIENAIEKAYDYVQRDQLSIQIEIETRTLEDVKTVMAVGQGKVFRVMLDNFTPAQIREALSIIDGAFETEASGGINLDTIESYAATGVDFVSVGGLIHQAQSLDLSLKAAL from the coding sequence ATGGACGCATTTCAGGAAAAACTCGAACATTTGATCCGCGAAGCCCTGCTGGAAGACATCGGATCCGGCGATCATTCCACCCTGTGTTGTATTGACCCGGCCGCGAAAGGGAGGGCCGTATTAAAGGTAAAACAGGAAGGAGTACTGGCCGGAGTGCAGGTGGCTGCAATGATTCTAAAATTTAAAGAGCCGGATAGCCAGATACAGTTTTTTATGCACGATGGTGCAAGTATGAAACCCGGCGATATTGCTTTTGAAGTAACGGCACTGGAACACACCATTCTGCAATGCGAACGCCTGCTGTTGAACTGCATGCAACGTATGAGCGGGATTGCCACACTTACAAAAAAGTATACTGATAAATTGCAGGGGTACCGGACAAGGTTGCTCGATACCCGCAAAACAACGCCGAATTTCCGGTTGCTGGAAAAGGAAGCGGTGCGTATGGGAGGAGGCGTCAACCACCGGTTTGGGTTGTATGATATGATTATGCTGAAGGACAATCATATCGACTATGCAGGCGGCATTGAGAATGCCATTGAAAAAGCATATGACTATGTGCAACGTGATCAGCTTTCCATACAGATCGAAATAGAAACCCGGACATTGGAAGATGTAAAAACGGTGATGGCGGTGGGACAGGGAAAGGTATTCCGGGTAATGCTGGACAATTTTACGCCTGCGCAGATAAGAGAGGCACTCTCCATTATCGACGGCGCGTTTGAAACAGAGGCCAGCGGGGGTATCAACCTGGATACGATCGAATCCTATGCAGCCACTGGCGTTGATTTTGTAAGCGTGGGCGGATTGATTCACCAGGCGCAAAGCCTAGACCTGAGTTTGAAAGCGGCCCTATAA
- a CDS encoding translation initiation factor — translation MAKNKSDQHGFVYSTNPDFKFEQDAGNQETLPPAQQRLRIQLETKHRGGKTASVILGFAGTDEDLQDLAKKLKSFCGTGGNAKDGEIIIQGDHRDKLLQWFQKNGYTQVKKSGG, via the coding sequence ATGGCAAAGAATAAATCAGATCAGCATGGGTTTGTATACAGTACCAACCCCGATTTTAAATTTGAGCAGGATGCCGGTAATCAGGAGACCCTGCCGCCAGCCCAGCAGCGGCTGCGCATACAGTTGGAAACCAAACACCGGGGTGGAAAAACGGCCAGCGTCATTCTTGGATTTGCCGGAACGGATGAGGATTTGCAGGACCTGGCAAAGAAACTGAAATCATTTTGCGGAACAGGCGGCAATGCCAAAGACGGCGAGATCATCATCCAGGGCGATCACCGGGATAAGTTGCTTCAATGGTTCCAGAAAAATGGCTACACCCAGGTGAAAAAGAGTGGCGGGTAG
- a CDS encoding rhodanese-like domain-containing protein: protein MKSGRLLLLICPFLISGTLYAQSAVPKAKVDYDVFAQLVKEVKQHRKKRLVALDVFLRLAGETGTVILDTRSDEMYNRKHIKGALHLNFADFTQANLSKVIPAFDTKVLIYCNNNFDGDQQNFATKAVVPTAAFKKNKPVTLALNIPTYINLYGYGYRNVYELAELVNINDPRLKFEGTEVDTPESSPAGVTLMSKR from the coding sequence ATGAAATCAGGCCGCTTATTGCTTCTTATCTGCCCCTTCCTGATCTCCGGTACACTGTATGCACAATCCGCTGTTCCAAAGGCAAAAGTAGATTATGACGTCTTTGCGCAGCTGGTAAAAGAAGTAAAACAGCACCGGAAAAAACGGCTGGTTGCCCTGGATGTTTTTTTAAGGCTGGCAGGTGAAACCGGTACTGTAATCCTGGATACCCGCTCTGATGAAATGTACAACCGCAAACATATTAAGGGAGCCCTTCATTTGAATTTTGCAGATTTTACACAGGCGAATCTTTCAAAAGTGATCCCGGCATTTGACACAAAAGTGCTGATCTACTGCAATAACAATTTTGATGGCGATCAGCAAAACTTTGCCACAAAGGCTGTTGTGCCCACAGCCGCTTTCAAAAAGAACAAGCCGGTTACGCTGGCATTAAACATCCCCACCTATATCAATTTGTACGGATATGGATACCGGAATGTGTATGAACTTGCAGAACTCGTAAACATCAATGACCCCCGGCTGAAATTTGAAGGAACGGAGGTTGATACTCCGGAATCGTCACCAGCTGGTGTTACGTTAATGTCGAAACGGTAA
- a CDS encoding M16 family metallopeptidase codes for MKLKLIACAAAGMLLGLHTGAQQKNYQWSSGATDGIPYKYVSNDPMKTRFYTLKNGLTVILTENKKEPRITAKIAVRAGSNTDPRDHTGLAHYLEHLLFKGTSEMGTTDFAKEKPYLDQIESLYEQYNSTTDTVKRRAIYKTIDQVSGSAAKISIANEYTKLMATMGSQGTNAHTWVEETVYEENIPSTSLNRFLKVQADRFRDPIFRIFHTELEAVYEEKNRTMDNDAWKVMEAMHRNLFPTSNYGQQTTIGTIEHLKNPSLKAIREYFNKYYVPNNMAIILSGDFNTEAAIKQINQQFAYMQPRPVNSYEHAPEPEIKGPVVTEILGPSAENVQIGFRGGPEGSREAMMADLLSSILANGKAGLIDLNLNQQQKILSGGAYLRQYKDYGVFDIYATAKQDQSLENVKDLLFEQIHIIKKGAFDDNLLKAIVANYKLDEIRGLSSNDNRASQLMQSFIANKGEGWIKNVSYLQDLSKITKKDIVDFANQFFKDDNYTVIYKRKGEDKSIVKVEKPAITPVATNDNLESDYVKKVNAMPATPVKPLWIDYNKAIQKGKAGAVELLYVPNKENELFSLYYRFDMGSWNNKILPVAANYLSYIGTDKSTAEAINKAFYNIACNYSVNVGTENTTITISGLQENFEKAVRLFEDLLLNCKADDAALTALKGRLVKARANRKLDKSSIMQGLNAYAAYGDKNPFNYTLTDEELKNLDSKTLIDALHQLTGYKHTVMYFGPAAITDASKKIGTLHQIPSRFNPYPKGLTFTRTSQTANQVLFANYDMVQSEIRWVRNTDLYTPSKELTVDVFNNYFGGGMGGIVFQTIRESKALAYSTYALYLTPSKKEDSYSFMGYVGSQADKMNEAVAGMNELITTLPKSDKSFESAKASLKNDLETDRITNEGILFSYLAAQRKGLDYDIRKQKYEQLGKVSFSDIQAFHQRELSGKPYTYCVLASDKKIKMEDLQKIGQVKTISLEELFGY; via the coding sequence ATGAAGTTAAAATTAATTGCTTGTGCAGCTGCAGGTATGCTGCTCGGCCTCCATACAGGAGCCCAGCAAAAGAATTACCAGTGGTCTTCAGGTGCTACCGATGGCATCCCTTACAAATATGTAAGTAATGATCCCATGAAGACCCGATTTTATACGCTAAAAAATGGGTTAACCGTAATCCTGACCGAGAACAAAAAAGAACCGCGTATTACAGCAAAGATTGCGGTAAGAGCCGGAAGCAATACCGATCCCAGGGACCATACCGGTTTGGCGCATTACCTGGAGCACCTGTTGTTTAAAGGTACCAGCGAAATGGGCACCACCGATTTTGCAAAGGAAAAGCCCTATCTCGATCAGATCGAATCCCTATACGAACAGTATAACTCCACCACCGATACAGTAAAACGCCGAGCTATTTACAAGACCATCGACCAGGTATCGGGATCGGCTGCCAAAATCTCTATTGCCAACGAGTACACCAAATTAATGGCCACGATGGGCTCCCAGGGTACGAATGCGCACACCTGGGTAGAAGAGACTGTTTATGAAGAGAACATTCCATCCACTTCACTGAACCGGTTTCTGAAAGTTCAGGCCGACCGTTTTCGCGATCCCATTTTCCGGATCTTTCATACCGAACTGGAAGCTGTTTACGAGGAAAAGAACCGTACGATGGATAACGATGCCTGGAAGGTGATGGAAGCCATGCATCGCAACCTGTTCCCCACTTCTAACTACGGGCAGCAAACGACCATCGGCACTATAGAACATTTAAAAAACCCCTCACTAAAAGCCATCCGGGAATACTTTAACAAATACTATGTTCCCAATAATATGGCCATTATCCTTTCGGGAGATTTCAACACCGAGGCTGCTATCAAACAGATCAATCAGCAATTTGCCTATATGCAGCCGAGGCCTGTGAACAGCTACGAGCATGCACCCGAGCCCGAAATTAAAGGGCCTGTGGTAACCGAAATCCTCGGCCCCAGTGCAGAGAACGTTCAGATTGGGTTCCGCGGCGGCCCTGAAGGCAGCCGGGAAGCTATGATGGCCGACCTTCTTTCCTCCATCCTTGCAAACGGAAAGGCCGGGTTGATTGACCTGAACCTGAACCAGCAGCAAAAGATTCTTTCGGGAGGTGCCTATCTGAGACAGTATAAAGATTATGGTGTTTTTGATATTTATGCCACCGCCAAGCAGGATCAATCGCTTGAAAATGTAAAGGATCTGTTATTTGAACAGATTCATATCATAAAAAAAGGCGCTTTTGACGATAACCTTTTAAAAGCCATTGTGGCTAACTACAAATTAGATGAAATCCGCGGACTTTCCAGCAATGATAACCGGGCCAGCCAGTTGATGCAATCCTTTATAGCCAATAAAGGCGAGGGCTGGATCAAAAACGTATCTTACCTGCAGGATCTTTCAAAGATCACCAAAAAAGACATAGTGGATTTTGCCAATCAATTCTTTAAAGACGATAACTATACCGTTATTTACAAGCGCAAGGGAGAAGATAAAAGCATTGTAAAAGTAGAAAAACCTGCTATTACACCGGTGGCGACCAACGACAATCTGGAATCGGACTATGTAAAAAAAGTAAATGCCATGCCGGCCACACCGGTGAAGCCACTATGGATCGATTACAACAAGGCCATCCAAAAAGGAAAAGCCGGGGCTGTTGAACTACTGTATGTTCCTAATAAAGAGAACGAGTTGTTTAGCCTGTATTACCGGTTTGATATGGGATCCTGGAACAATAAAATCCTGCCGGTTGCAGCCAATTATCTCTCCTACATCGGCACCGATAAAAGCACAGCAGAAGCCATCAACAAGGCGTTTTACAATATCGCCTGTAACTATTCAGTAAATGTAGGAACCGAGAATACAACCATAACTATCAGCGGCCTGCAGGAGAACTTTGAAAAAGCTGTACGTCTTTTTGAGGACCTTCTTTTAAATTGCAAAGCGGATGATGCAGCTCTTACTGCCTTAAAGGGAAGGCTGGTAAAAGCAAGAGCCAACCGCAAACTGGACAAAAGCTCCATTATGCAGGGACTGAATGCCTATGCTGCCTACGGGGATAAAAACCCCTTCAATTACACCCTTACCGATGAGGAGCTGAAAAATCTTGACAGCAAAACCCTAATCGATGCGCTACATCAGCTTACCGGTTATAAACATACCGTTATGTACTTCGGGCCGGCAGCAATTACCGATGCATCAAAGAAGATTGGCACACTTCATCAAATACCCTCCCGGTTTAACCCCTATCCGAAAGGCCTTACGTTCACCCGCACTTCTCAAACCGCCAATCAGGTGCTTTTTGCCAATTATGATATGGTGCAATCCGAAATCCGCTGGGTACGCAATACCGATCTTTACACGCCTTCAAAGGAGTTAACGGTGGATGTATTCAACAATTATTTCGGCGGCGGTATGGGAGGCATCGTATTTCAAACGATCCGGGAATCAAAAGCATTGGCTTATTCTACCTATGCACTTTACCTGACACCGTCGAAAAAGGAAGACAGCTATAGCTTTATGGGCTATGTAGGCAGCCAGGCCGATAAAATGAATGAAGCCGTTGCAGGAATGAATGAGCTTATTACAACATTGCCTAAGTCTGACAAGAGTTTTGAGAGCGCCAAAGCCAGCCTGAAAAACGATCTGGAAACCGACCGTATTACCAATGAGGGGATCCTGTTCAGCTACCTGGCGGCACAGCGCAAAGGCCTGGATTATGATATACGGAAACAAAAATATGAGCAGCTGGGTAAGGTGAGCTTCAGCGATATTCAGGCTTTCCACCAGCGGGAACTTTCGGGCAAGCCCTATACCTATTGTGTGCTGGCCTCCGATAAAAAAATAAAAATGGAAGACCTGCAAAAGATCGGGCAGGTTAAAACCATTAGCCTGGAAGAACTCTTTGGATATTGA
- a CDS encoding GNAT family N-acetyltransferase, whose product MITFDKVMNKEHCLNATITFETERLLLRPTNETDAAFLFYLMNAPKWLKYIGNRDITSVEKARNYILQRIKPQQDRLSFGSFTVIRKSDQKKMGTCGLYQREVLPAPDIGFAFLPRFEQKGYAFEAAQKILEAGFNTFQLEQIFAITAPGNASSQKLLLKLGFKQTGTIQLPGDQETCFLFELQNPAQTG is encoded by the coding sequence TTGATTACATTTGATAAAGTAATGAACAAAGAGCACTGCTTAAACGCCACGATTACATTTGAGACAGAACGGCTGTTACTGCGTCCTACCAACGAGACAGACGCAGCTTTTCTTTTTTACCTGATGAATGCCCCAAAATGGCTCAAATATATCGGCAACCGGGACATCACATCTGTAGAAAAGGCCCGGAACTATATCCTGCAACGTATAAAGCCGCAGCAGGACCGGCTGAGTTTCGGCAGCTTTACGGTTATCCGGAAATCGGATCAGAAAAAAATGGGTACCTGCGGACTTTACCAGAGAGAGGTGTTGCCGGCACCGGATATCGGCTTTGCCTTCCTGCCAAGGTTCGAGCAAAAAGGTTATGCTTTTGAGGCCGCTCAAAAGATCCTGGAGGCTGGATTCAATACGTTTCAGCTGGAACAGATCTTTGCCATCACCGCGCCCGGCAATGCCTCCTCCCAAAAGCTTTTGCTAAAGCTGGGATTTAAACAAACCGGCACCATTCAACTTCCGGGTGACCAGGAAACCTGCTTTCTTTTTGAGCTTCAGAATCCGGCTCAAACCGGTTGA
- a CDS encoding alpha/beta hydrolase produces MKRIFLYTLCLSVFITACNKEDNFKPDEPKVSTEAQTLKDIAYGSDNLQRMDIYLPANRSTATTKVFIFIHGGAWAEGDKADAAHAPLIDSLRRRLPDWAFFNLNYRLASINGISVKNKFPAQEEDIKTAIQYIYDRRQTFVISDKWVFAGASAGAHLALLQGYKNNTTIKPKAIIDLFGPNDMTALYNSYSSSDPGEAFLINLLLSGTPTSNPTMYHDSSPINYVTAQSAPTIIFHGGLDDVVPKEQSYILEAKLDNVGVKNEFVYYDNQTHGWSDPAIWYDCLNKAQNFLNANVQ; encoded by the coding sequence ATGAAACGTATTTTTCTATACACACTTTGTTTATCCGTTTTCATTACGGCCTGTAACAAGGAGGATAATTTCAAACCTGATGAACCTAAGGTAAGTACAGAAGCGCAAACCTTAAAAGACATTGCCTATGGCAGCGACAACCTGCAGCGCATGGATATTTACCTGCCTGCAAACCGGTCAACAGCCACCACCAAAGTCTTCATTTTTATACATGGCGGTGCCTGGGCAGAAGGCGACAAAGCAGATGCTGCTCATGCTCCGTTGATCGATTCATTAAGACGACGCCTTCCGGATTGGGCATTTTTCAATTTAAATTACCGGCTCGCCAGTATTAACGGCATTTCAGTCAAAAATAAATTCCCGGCCCAGGAAGAAGATATCAAAACCGCGATCCAGTATATTTACGACCGGCGGCAGACCTTTGTCATTTCCGATAAATGGGTATTTGCTGGCGCCAGTGCCGGGGCACATCTGGCATTGTTACAAGGCTACAAGAACAATACTACGATTAAACCCAAAGCGATCATCGACCTTTTCGGACCCAATGACATGACCGCTTTATATAATTCATATAGCAGTTCCGATCCCGGTGAAGCGTTTCTGATCAATTTATTATTAAGCGGTACGCCCACCAGCAACCCTACAATGTATCATGACAGCAGTCCTATTAACTATGTAACCGCACAGTCTGCCCCTACTATTATATTTCACGGAGGGCTGGATGATGTGGTTCCCAAGGAGCAATCGTATATCCTGGAAGCAAAACTTGACAATGTGGGTGTAAAAAATGAATTTGTCTATTACGACAACCAGACGCATGGGTGGTCAGATCCCGCAATTTGGTACGATTGTCTGAACAAGGCCCAAAATTTCCTTAACGCAAATGTGCAGTAG
- the aspS gene encoding aspartate--tRNA ligase, giving the protein MFRTQTCGELRIADVNKEVTLAGWVQTVRKFGSITFVDLRDRYGITQLLFSEALNTQLDANPLGREFVLQITGKVSERSSKNKNIPTGDIEILVERFTILNKSITPPFTIQDDTDGGDDLRMKYRFLDLRRNAVKKNLELRYSVNRATRNYLHEQGFMDIETPFLIKSTPEGARDFVVPSRMNPGEFYALPQSPQTFKQLLMVSGYDRYYQIVKCFRDEDLRADRQPEFTQIDCEMAFVEQEDILNMFENLIKHIFKAVKGIDYTETVERMSWEEAMWQYGNDKPDIRFGMQLLNLKYPSHVFGGKPNNGHLIADAGFGIFDDAETVLAIAVPGCSEYTRKQTDELTEWVKRPQIGMKGLVFIKCNTDGSFKSSVDKFYSADRLKAIAAAAAAKPGDLILVLAGAEERTRKAMSELRLEMGKRLGLRKEDEFKLLWVLDFPLFEYAEEENRWVARHHPFTSPKPSDIETMIGNNPKIENAAAYLKHPYAHIKANAYDMILNGNEIGGGSIRIYQKELQQKMFEALGMDEAEQQHKFGFLLGAFEYGAPPHGGIAFGFDRLCSILGGSESIRDFIAFPKNNSGRDIMLDAPATIDNKQLDELQIKIDLK; this is encoded by the coding sequence ATGTTTCGTACACAAACCTGCGGTGAACTAAGAATCGCAGACGTTAATAAAGAAGTGACCCTGGCGGGATGGGTGCAAACCGTTCGTAAGTTTGGCAGTATTACTTTTGTGGATCTTCGCGACCGCTACGGCATCACCCAGTTGCTGTTTTCGGAAGCCCTGAATACGCAGCTGGATGCCAATCCGCTGGGCCGCGAATTTGTGCTGCAGATCACCGGAAAGGTAAGCGAGCGCAGCAGTAAGAATAAAAACATTCCAACAGGAGATATTGAGATTCTCGTAGAGCGTTTTACGATCTTAAACAAAAGCATCACCCCTCCCTTTACCATCCAGGATGATACCGATGGCGGAGATGACCTGCGGATGAAATACCGTTTTCTTGACCTGCGGCGGAATGCGGTTAAGAAAAACCTGGAATTGCGGTATTCGGTTAACCGGGCCACCCGCAATTACCTGCACGAACAGGGCTTTATGGATATTGAAACGCCTTTCCTGATCAAATCCACTCCGGAAGGGGCCCGTGACTTTGTGGTTCCATCGCGGATGAACCCCGGCGAATTTTATGCCCTGCCCCAGTCGCCCCAAACCTTTAAACAATTGCTGATGGTAAGCGGGTACGACCGGTACTACCAGATCGTAAAATGCTTCCGTGACGAGGACCTGCGGGCAGACCGGCAGCCGGAATTCACGCAGATCGATTGTGAAATGGCCTTCGTAGAACAGGAAGACATTCTCAACATGTTCGAAAATCTGATCAAGCACATTTTCAAAGCCGTAAAAGGCATCGACTATACCGAAACCGTGGAACGCATGAGCTGGGAAGAAGCCATGTGGCAATACGGCAACGACAAGCCGGATATCCGTTTTGGCATGCAACTGCTGAACCTGAAATATCCTTCGCATGTATTTGGCGGAAAGCCCAACAATGGGCATTTGATCGCAGATGCCGGTTTTGGTATTTTTGACGATGCAGAAACCGTACTGGCCATCGCCGTGCCGGGTTGCAGCGAATATACCCGCAAGCAGACGGATGAACTTACAGAATGGGTAAAACGTCCCCAGATCGGGATGAAGGGACTGGTGTTTATTAAATGCAACACCGATGGAAGCTTCAAAAGCAGTGTAGATAAATTTTACAGTGCAGACCGGCTGAAGGCCATTGCAGCAGCAGCAGCAGCCAAACCCGGCGACCTGATCCTGGTACTGGCCGGTGCCGAAGAACGCACCCGCAAAGCGATGAGCGAACTACGCCTTGAAATGGGCAAACGCCTGGGACTGCGGAAGGAAGATGAATTTAAATTACTGTGGGTACTGGATTTCCCGCTGTTTGAATATGCTGAGGAAGAGAACCGCTGGGTAGCAAGGCACCACCCGTTCACCTCACCCAAGCCCTCGGATATTGAGACCATGATTGGCAACAACCCGAAAATTGAAAATGCGGCAGCATACCTCAAACACCCGTACGCGCATATCAAGGCCAACGCCTATGATATGATTTTGAACGGGAACGAAATCGGGGGTGGCAGCATCCGTATTTACCAAAAGGAATTACAACAAAAAATGTTCGAAGCCCTGGGCATGGATGAAGCAGAGCAGCAGCATAAATTCGGCTTCCTCCTCGGAGCGTTTGAATATGGGGCTCCTCCGCACGGAGGCATCGCCTTTGGGTTCGACCGGTTGTGCTCCATCCTGGGCGGCAGCGAAAGCATCCGCGATTTTATCGCTTTTCCCAAGAACAACAGCGGAAGGGATATTATGCTGGATGCCCCGGCTACCATCGACAATAAGCAGCTGGATGAATTGCAGATAAAAATCGATCTGAAATAA